One Candidatus Binatia bacterium genomic window carries:
- a CDS encoding branched-chain amino acid transaminase, with the protein MSREPQGYIWMNGKFVAYEDAKIHVLSHVVHYGSSTFEGIRAYDTPKGTAVFRLDRHMQRLLDSCKISRIDCPYSVSELMDAAKETVKKNGGGACYIRPVVYRGHKTLGVNPTGVPVDVAIATLNWGKYLGAEALEAGIAVKVSSWRRAAPDTFPFMAKTGANYMNGQLIKLEAVTDGYEEGIALDSFGFVAEGSGENVFLVKNGVLSTPTIASAILPGITRDSILEIAKDLGIETREEQIPRETLYIADEVFFTGTAAEITPITSVDRLPVGNGRVGSVTRRLQEAFFDIIEGRERDRHGWLFPVEARAKVQRAAKKAR; encoded by the coding sequence ATGTCTCGCGAGCCGCAAGGCTACATCTGGATGAACGGGAAGTTCGTGGCGTACGAGGACGCGAAGATCCACGTCCTCTCGCACGTCGTGCACTACGGTTCGAGCACGTTCGAGGGGATCCGCGCCTACGACACGCCGAAGGGGACGGCGGTCTTTCGGCTGGACCGGCACATGCAGCGCCTGCTCGACTCCTGCAAGATCTCGCGGATCGACTGCCCGTACTCCGTCAGCGAGCTGATGGATGCCGCCAAGGAGACGGTCAAGAAGAACGGCGGCGGCGCCTGCTACATCCGCCCCGTGGTCTATCGCGGGCACAAGACGCTCGGCGTGAATCCGACCGGCGTCCCGGTGGACGTGGCGATCGCGACGTTGAACTGGGGGAAGTATCTCGGCGCCGAGGCGCTCGAGGCCGGCATCGCGGTGAAGGTCTCCTCGTGGCGGCGCGCCGCGCCCGACACGTTCCCGTTCATGGCCAAGACCGGCGCGAACTACATGAACGGCCAGCTCATCAAGCTCGAGGCGGTCACGGACGGCTACGAAGAGGGGATCGCCCTCGACTCCTTCGGCTTCGTCGCCGAGGGGAGCGGCGAGAACGTCTTCCTCGTCAAGAACGGCGTCCTGAGCACCCCGACCATCGCGAGCGCCATCCTGCCGGGCATCACACGCGACAGCATCCTCGAGATCGCCAAGGATCTCGGGATCGAAACCCGCGAGGAGCAGATCCCGCGCGAGACGCTCTACATCGCGGACGAGGTCTTCTTCACCGGGACCGCGGCCGAGATCACGCCCATCACATCGGTGGACCGGCTCCCGGTCGGAAACGGCCGCGTCGGATCGGTGACGCGGCGGCTTCAAGAGGCGTTCTTCGACATCATCGAGGGACGCGAGCGCGACCGGCACGGCTGGCTCTTCCCCGTGGAAGCGCGCGCCAAGGTGCAGCGGGCCGCGAAGAAGGCGCGTTAG
- a CDS encoding low molecular weight protein arginine phosphatase yields the protein MFQVLVVCTGNTCRSPMGEAILRSVLPPDIAERVTVSSAGSSAGEGAPAAAYAIQTASSRGLDLTKHRSRPLTAALVREADLVLAMEPAHVSAAQSLAPDSADRVHLVSEHGAEGGADDGVRDPIYGGPDDYVDTFNRIRSHMLRWLPVIREAVERREGVR from the coding sequence ATGTTCCAGGTTCTCGTCGTCTGCACCGGGAACACCTGCCGTAGCCCGATGGGCGAAGCGATTCTCCGCTCCGTCCTTCCGCCCGACATCGCCGAACGGGTGACCGTATCGTCGGCGGGGTCGAGCGCGGGGGAGGGAGCCCCGGCCGCCGCATACGCCATTCAGACCGCCTCTTCACGTGGCCTCGATCTCACGAAGCACCGCTCCCGCCCGCTCACGGCGGCGCTCGTCCGCGAGGCCGATCTGGTCCTCGCCATGGAGCCCGCCCACGTCTCCGCCGCCCAGAGCCTGGCGCCCGATTCTGCGGATCGGGTCCACCTGGTGTCCGAGCACGGGGCCGAGGGGGGAGCAGACGACGGCGTCAGGGACCCAATCTATGGGGGTCCTGATGATTACGTCGATACATTCAACCGGATTCGAAGTCACATGCTGCGCTGGCTCCCGGTCATCCGGGAGGCCGTCGAGCGGCGGGAAGGCGTTCGATAG
- a CDS encoding Sua5/YciO/YrdC/YwlC family protein: protein MAERIVLSDGTRDEAVRRAGAALREGGVAILPAEGLYGYHALAASAPGIARLESLKPRGPGKGWIGLVARPGDAYRFMAALPAPAASLIHAQWPGALTLVLDAGPSVPAALLGPGGTVALRCPGSSFLREVILAAGGLVVSTSANAPGAAPAATAPPPDDVPDGVALVVDSGPLSGAPSTVVRAEGERVTVLRQGAVTLPGSAP, encoded by the coding sequence TTGGCCGAGCGGATCGTCTTGAGCGACGGGACGCGGGACGAAGCGGTCCGGCGCGCCGGCGCGGCCCTCCGCGAGGGCGGCGTCGCGATCCTTCCCGCCGAGGGCCTGTACGGGTATCACGCGCTCGCCGCCAGCGCGCCCGGCATCGCGCGCCTCGAGTCGCTGAAGCCGCGCGGCCCGGGGAAGGGGTGGATCGGACTCGTCGCGCGCCCCGGCGACGCCTATCGCTTCATGGCCGCGCTCCCCGCGCCCGCCGCCTCGCTGATCCACGCGCAGTGGCCGGGAGCCCTCACCCTCGTGCTGGATGCCGGTCCCTCCGTCCCCGCGGCGCTGCTCGGTCCGGGCGGAACGGTCGCGCTCCGCTGCCCGGGAAGCTCCTTCCTGCGCGAGGTGATCCTGGCGGCCGGAGGACTCGTGGTGTCCACCTCGGCGAACGCTCCGGGGGCGGCGCCGGCAGCCACGGCGCCCCCTCCCGACGACGTTCCCGACGGCGTCGCGCTCGTGGTCGATTCGGGCCCTCTTTCGGGCGCTCCGTCGACGGTGGTACGCGCGGAGGGAGAGCGGGTTACGGTACTGCGCCAGGGGGCGGTGACCCTGCCGGGAAGCGCCCCTTGA
- the purE gene encoding 5-(carboxyamino)imidazole ribonucleotide mutase, with the protein MSAPRVMILIGSESDRSTLEEAVKVLDRLGIPNELEQASAHRSPDRVRELVRGGPARGVHVFIAAAGMANHLAGAVAAHTTRPVIGVPLGGSPLGGADALLSTVQMPAGVPVATVAIGSAGAKNAAVLAAQILALADPALQIKLDDLKERLARGEKL; encoded by the coding sequence GTGAGCGCGCCCCGGGTGATGATCCTGATCGGGAGCGAGTCGGACCGCTCCACGCTGGAGGAAGCGGTCAAGGTGCTCGACCGGCTCGGCATTCCGAACGAGCTGGAGCAGGCCTCGGCGCATCGGAGCCCCGACCGCGTGCGCGAGCTGGTGCGCGGAGGACCCGCGCGCGGCGTCCACGTGTTCATCGCGGCGGCGGGGATGGCGAACCATCTCGCCGGCGCGGTCGCGGCGCACACGACGCGCCCCGTGATCGGCGTGCCGCTCGGTGGCTCGCCCCTGGGGGGCGCGGATGCGCTCCTCTCCACCGTCCAGATGCCCGCGGGGGTTCCGGTCGCGACCGTGGCGATCGGCTCGGCGGGGGCGAAGAACGCGGCGGTGCTGGCGGCGCAGATCCTGGCCCTGGCCGATCCCGCGCTCCAGATCAAGCTGGACGACTTGAAGGAACGGCTCGCGCGGGGCGAGAAGCTGTAG